In Aphelocoma coerulescens isolate FSJ_1873_10779 chromosome 3, UR_Acoe_1.0, whole genome shotgun sequence, a single window of DNA contains:
- the LOC138107427 gene encoding taste receptor type 2 member 9-like — MEACRSPQQSNVTSYRATTVAIISLEAFAGMWINAFLVCVLCIAWVKKKTLNSNEKILLLLGCSRFCHLCISWVYSFLSIIYPNYLYVHSIIKLIVSFQTFFNYSHLWVSACLCVFYCIKIANFRNRFFIYLKVKIDRIVPWLLLGSGILASAVSIITYNLAETHSNNLNFTCLGNFLEASVRMDKHFFSSFFLVGFGYAASFMAVISSAVFLLFSLWRHKCKMQTNSRNNLSMDAHIKAMKSILSFLVMYSINFVCLILTIIYVNKNENTMIFLISIYLIAFPGVHSLILIFGNPKLEKALLKILCYVKCKFFLK, encoded by the coding sequence ATGGAAGCTTGTCGCTCTCCACAGCAATCCAATGTCACTTCATACAGGGCCACAACCGTGGCCATCATCAGCCTGGAGGCCTTTGCTGGCATGTGGATAAACGCTTTCCTTGTTTGTGTGCTTTGCATTGCCTGGGTCAAGAAGAAAACCCTGAACTCTAATGAGAAGATCTTGCTGCTTCTGGGATGCTCCAGGTTTTGCCATTTGTGCATCTCATGGGTATATTCATTTCTTTCAATAATTTATCCCAATTACCTTTATGTTCACTCCATAATTAAGCTTATTGTATCTTTTCAAACGTTTTTTAATTATTCCCACTTGTGGGTTTCTGCCTGTCTTTGTGTTTTTTATTGCATAAAGATTGCCAATTTCAGGAACAGGTTCTTCATCTACCTGAAAGTAAAAATTGACAGGATTGTGCCCTGGCTCTTGTTGGGGTCAGGGATTTTAGCCTCAGCTGTCAGCATCATTACCTATAACCTCGCTGAAACTCACAGTAACAACCTCAATTTCACCTGCCTTGGAAATTTTTTGGAAGCAAGTGTCAGAATGGATaaacattttttctcttctttttttctcgttGGCTTTGGATATGCTGCTTCATTTATGGCAGTCATCtcttctgctgttttccttctcttttctctctggagACACAAATGCAAGATGCAGACAAACTCCAGGAACAACCTCAGCATGGATGCCCACATCAAAGCCATGAAATCTATTCTCTCCTTCTTAGTGATGTACAGCATCAATTTTGTATGTTTGATCCTGACAATAATTTATGTCAATAAGAATGAAAATACCATGATATTTCTTATATCCATATATCTGATTGCATTTCCAGGTGTTCATTCCCTTATTCTGATTTTCGGTAATCCCAAATTGGAAAAGGCACTGctaaagattctctgctatgtgaAGTGCAAGTTTTTCCTGAAGTAG
- the LOC138107428 gene encoding taste receptor type 2 member 7-like, producing MEACHSPQQSNVTSYGATTLAIISLEAFAGMWINAFLVCVLCIAWVKKKALNSNEKILLLLGCSRFCSLCFSWVYFFLSIIYPNYLYVQPTQQLLVSFRSFFNYSDLWVSACLCGFYCIKIANFRNRFFIYLKVKIDRIVPWLLLGSEIFSLVVGIFVYDISDKAQCNNSTGPQNLWKVNMKIDEHFFPLYFVTGLGFVISFTTVVSSALLLLFSLWRHKCMMQTNSINSLSMDAHIKAMKSILSFLVMYSINFVFFIVAMINSRKKGNPKFFIIYVFLYAFPGLHSIILILSNPKLEKTLLRICHV from the coding sequence ATGGAAGCTTGTCACTCTCCACAGCAATCCAATGTCACTTCATACGGGGCCACAACTCTGGCCATCATCAGCCTGGAGGCCTTTGCTGGCATGTGGATAAACGCTTTCCTTGTTTGTGTGCTTTGCATTGCCTGGGTCAAAAAGAAAGCCTTGAACTCTAATGAGAAGATCTTGCTACTGCTGGGATGCTCCAGGTTTTGCTCTTTGTGCTTCTCATGGGTATATTTCTTCCTTTCAATAATTTATCCCAATTACCTTTATGTTCAGCCCACACAGCAACTACTTGTATCTTTTCgaagtttttttaattattccgACTTGTGGGTTTCTGCCTGTCTTTGTGGTTTTTATTGCATAAAGATTGCCAATTTCAGGAACAGGTTCTTCATCTACCTGAAAGTAAAAATTGACAGGATTGTGCCCTGGCTCTTGTTGGGGTCAGAGATTTTCTCCTTGGTTGTCGGAATCTTTGTCTATGATATTTCTGATAAAGCCCAATGTAACAATTCCACTGGTCCACAAAATTTATGGAAAGTGAATATGAAGATAGATgaacattttttccctctttatttTGTCACTGGCCTGGGATTTGTCATTTCATTCACAACAGTCGTTTCTTCTgcccttctccttctcttttctctctggagACACAAATGCATGATGCAGACAAACTCCATTAACAGCCTCAGCATGGATGCCCACATCAAAGCCATGAAATCTATTCTCTCCTTCTTAGTGATGTACAGCATTaactttgtattttttattgttgCAATGATTAATTCAAGAAAGAAGGGCAATCCCAAGTTCtttattatttatgtatttctgtATGCTTTTCCGGGTCTTCATTCCATTATTCTTATTCTCAGCAATCCCAAGCTGGAAAAGACACTGTTAAGGATTTGCCATGTGTGA
- the LOC138107072 gene encoding taste receptor type 2 member 9-like: MEACRSPQQSNVTSYRATTVAIISLEAFAGMWINAFLVCVLCIAWVKKKTLNSNEKILLLLGCSRFCSLCFSWIYSFLSKIYPYFLYVHHILQLVQGAYSFFNCSSLWVSACLCVFYCIKIANFRNRFFIYLKVKIDRIVPWLLLASEIFSLVIGILVYNIIDKAVCKNFNFTRQGRFWKAAIRIEEHLYPIHFLTGFAFSTSFMAVISSAVFLLFSLWRHKCKMQTNSTNILSVDAHIKAMKSILSFFIMYSINFMSLILTLIYSTKYQEHVMFLLYLIQHAFPGVHSLILIFSNPKLEKTLLRILSCVKCKVCLRQKL; this comes from the coding sequence ATGGAAGCTTGTCGCTCTCCACAGCAATCCAATGTCACTTCATACAGGGCCACAACCGTGGCCATCATCAGCCTGGAGGCCTTTGCTGGCATGTGGATAAACGCTTTCCTTGTTTGTGTGCTTTGCATTGCCTGGGTCAAAAAGAAAACCCTGAACTCTAATGAGAAGATCTTGCTGCTTCTGGGATGCTCCAGGTTTTGCTCTTTGTGCTTCTCATGGATATATTCCTTTCTATCAAAAATTTACCCCTATTTTCTTTATGTTCATCACATACTTCAACTAGTTCAAGGTGCTTATAGCTTTTTTAATTGTTCCAGTTTGTGGGTTTCTGCCTGTCTTTGTGTTTTTTACTGCATAAAAATTGCCAATTTCAGGAACAGGTTCTTTATCTACCTGAAAGTAAAAATTGACAGGATTGTGCCCTGGCTCTTGTTGGCGTCAGAGATTTTCTCCCTGGTTATTGGAATTCTTGTCTACAACATTATTGATAAAGCTGTCTGTAAAAACTTCAATTTCACCCGCCAAGGAAGATTTTGGAAAGCTGCTATAAGAATAGAGGAACATTTATACCCTATTCATTTTCTCACTGGCTTTGCATTTTCCACTTCATTCATGGCAGTCATCtcttctgctgttttccttctcttttctctctggagACACAAATGTAAGATGCAGACAAACTCCACGAACATCCTCAGCGTGGACGCCCACATCAAAGCCATGAAATCTATTCTCTCCTTCTTCATAATGTACAGCATCAACTTTATGTCTTTGATCTTGACTCTAATTTATTCAACAAAGTACCAAGAGCACGTGATGTTTCTTCTTTACTTAATTCAGCATGCTTTTCCAGGTGTTCATTCCCTTATTCTGATTTTCAGCAATCCCAAGCTGGAAAAGACACTGCTAAGGATTCTTTCCTGTGTGAAGTGCAAGGTTTGCCTGAGGCAGAAACTGTAA